In a genomic window of Nostoc sp. UHCC 0870:
- the pyrF gene encoding orotidine-5'-phosphate decarboxylase — MGNGKEQRIIVPLDVADEKSAIALIDRLEAVSFWKVGLELFTSVGPKILEVLKSRDKQIFLDLKFHDIPNTMAGACRAAAGYGVDLLTIHATAGRNALKAATEAVKEGAEQAGVKPPKLIAVTLLTSISARQLAFDLKIPLELPEYALEMALMAKESGLDGAVCSPQEVAQLRQTCGDDFLFVCPGVRPTWAEAGDQKRSLTPSQAIQAGADYLVIGRPITAAAEPELAWQRITQELTTA, encoded by the coding sequence ATGGGGAATGGGAAAGAACAGCGAATTATTGTCCCTTTAGATGTAGCGGATGAAAAAAGTGCGATCGCTCTCATCGATAGGTTAGAAGCCGTTAGTTTCTGGAAAGTTGGTTTAGAATTATTCACCAGTGTGGGGCCAAAAATTCTAGAAGTGCTGAAATCTAGGGATAAGCAGATATTTCTAGATTTAAAGTTTCACGATATCCCCAACACTATGGCGGGGGCTTGTCGGGCTGCGGCAGGTTATGGGGTGGATTTGCTGACTATTCATGCTACGGCGGGGAGAAATGCCCTCAAAGCAGCCACTGAGGCAGTAAAAGAGGGGGCGGAACAAGCAGGAGTCAAACCACCGAAATTGATTGCAGTAACGCTGCTAACGAGTATTTCTGCTAGACAGTTGGCATTTGATTTAAAAATTCCCCTAGAGTTGCCAGAATATGCCTTAGAAATGGCATTGATGGCTAAAGAATCAGGGTTAGATGGGGCAGTGTGTTCACCCCAAGAAGTGGCGCAGTTACGGCAAACTTGCGGCGATGACTTTCTTTTCGTGTGTCCAGGAGTGCGCCCCACATGGGCAGAAGCGGGAGATCAAAAGCGATCGCTTACCCCTTCCCAAGCTATCCAAGCCGGTGCAGATTACCTAGTAATTGGTCGTCCCATCACTGCGGCGGCTGAACCTGAGTTAGCTTGGCAACGAATTACCCAAGAATTAACCACAGCATGA
- the tyrS gene encoding tyrosine--tRNA ligase, producing MAENFSWLNRGIVEVFPQPTDTDQEVESLEKRLATTNRPLRVKLGIDPTGADIHLGHSIPVRKLRAFQDAGHTAVLIIGDFTARIGDPTGKSEVRRQLTEAEVMQNAQTYLDQVRPILDFDTPGRLEVRYNSEWLSRLDLGKTTELLATMTVGQMLAKEGFAERYKKENPIFLHEFLYPLMQGYDSVAVEADVELGGTDQKFNIAVGRDLQRHFHQKPQFGLLLPILIGTDGVQKMSKSLGNYVGLSEHPGQKYQKLQGVPDNLLAQYFELLTDLPLDKLPENPRDRQMLLAWEVVRQYHGEQAANEAKEAAKSGGKEGAVPEFSLTEVAEFPVKLAYLLNVSGLCKSTGEGKRKIQEGGVRLDGDRITDVDTTFEQGSDLHGKVLQVGKNKFVRLVP from the coding sequence ATGGCGGAAAATTTTTCTTGGCTCAATCGTGGGATAGTGGAAGTATTCCCACAACCAACTGATACTGATCAGGAAGTTGAAAGTTTAGAGAAACGCTTGGCGACTACGAACCGTCCTCTAAGGGTGAAATTGGGAATTGATCCTACTGGTGCAGATATTCATCTTGGTCATAGCATACCAGTACGAAAACTGCGAGCATTTCAAGATGCTGGTCATACGGCAGTCCTAATTATTGGCGATTTTACGGCTCGCATCGGTGATCCAACTGGTAAATCTGAGGTGCGTCGCCAACTGACAGAGGCAGAGGTAATGCAAAATGCTCAAACTTACCTTGACCAAGTGCGTCCTATTTTGGATTTTGACACACCGGGTAGATTAGAGGTGCGTTATAACTCGGAATGGCTTTCCCGGCTTGATTTAGGGAAAACTACGGAGTTACTAGCTACCATGACGGTGGGGCAGATGTTAGCCAAGGAAGGATTTGCAGAACGCTATAAGAAAGAGAATCCGATTTTTCTCCATGAGTTCCTCTACCCATTGATGCAAGGTTATGATTCGGTGGCTGTTGAGGCAGATGTGGAATTAGGGGGAACTGATCAAAAGTTTAACATTGCTGTTGGTCGAGATTTACAGCGTCATTTTCATCAAAAGCCCCAGTTTGGACTACTTCTGCCAATTTTAATTGGTACAGATGGGGTACAAAAAATGTCCAAATCTTTAGGAAATTATGTGGGCTTGTCGGAACACCCAGGACAAAAATATCAAAAGTTGCAGGGTGTACCAGATAATTTACTGGCACAGTATTTTGAGTTGTTGACAGATTTACCTTTAGACAAGTTACCGGAAAATCCCCGCGATCGCCAAATGTTATTAGCCTGGGAAGTCGTTAGACAATACCACGGTGAACAGGCTGCTAACGAAGCGAAGGAAGCAGCCAAAAGCGGCGGTAAAGAAGGTGCAGTTCCCGAATTTTCGTTAACCGAGGTTGCCGAATTTCCTGTGAAGTTAGCGTACTTACTCAATGTGAGTGGCTTGTGTAAAAGCACCGGGGAAGGTAAACGGAAAATTCAAGAAGGTGGTGTACGCTTAGATGGCGATCGCATTACTGATGTTGATACCACTTTTGAGCAAGGGAGTGATTTACACGGTAAAGTTTTGCAAGTTGGTAAAAATAAGTTTGTGCGCTTAGTACCTTAA